One part of the Arabidopsis thaliana chromosome 1 sequence genome encodes these proteins:
- a CDS encoding ATP-dependent protease La (LON) domain protein (ATP-dependent protease La (LON) domain protein; FUNCTIONS IN: ATP-dependent peptidase activity; INVOLVED IN: proteolysis; LOCATED IN: chloroplast; EXPRESSED IN: 19 plant structures; EXPRESSED DURING: 11 growth stages; CONTAINS InterPro DOMAIN/s: Peptidase S16, lon N-terminal (InterPro:IPR003111); BEST Arabidopsis thaliana protein match is: ATP-dependent protease La (LON) domain protein (TAIR:AT1G19740.1); Has 3715 Blast hits to 3715 proteins in 882 species: Archae - 0; Bacteria - 1742; Metazoa - 186; Fungi - 45; Plants - 112; Viruses - 0; Other Eukaryotes - 1630 (source: NCBI BLink).), producing the protein MALPHVVSSPSSTSLSPSFKSKPPFHSLRSLSPTVDNRRRCKLNSSFRCSSSSFSEKHHNAKSPKSDDIVELPLFPLPLVLFPGAILPLQIFEFRYRIMMHTLLQSDLRFGVVYSDSVSGSAAEVGCVGEVVKHERLVDDRFFLVCKGQERFRVTNVVRTKPYLVGEVTWLEDRPSGEENLDSLANEVEVLMKEVIRLSNRLNGKAEKEVQDLRRNQFPTPFSFFVGSTFEGAPREQQALLELEDTAARLKRERETLRNTLNYLTAASAVKDVFPSSS; encoded by the coding sequence ATGGCGCTTCCACACGTAGtctcttcaccttcttcaacttcattaTCTCCTTCCTTCAAATCCAAACCACCGTTTCACTCCCTTAGATCTTTATCACCGACGGTTGATAATCGCCGGCGTTGTAAACTCAACAGTTCCTTCCgatgttcatcttcttcattctccgAGAAGCATCACAACGCGAAATCTCCAAAATCCGATGATATCGTCGagcttcctctgtttccaCTCCCACTCGTTCTCTTCCCCGGAGCAATCCTTCCTCTTCAGATCTTCGAATTCCGTTACCGTATCATGATGCACACGCTCCTCCAATCTGATCTACGATTCGGCGTAGTTTACTCCGATTCCGTCTCTGGCTCCGCCGCAGAAGTAGGATGTGTAGGAGAAGTCGTGAAACACGAGCGTCTCGTCGATGATCGATTCTTTCTAGTCTGCAAAGGTCAAGAACGATTCCGAGTCACGAATGTCGTTCGTACGAAACCCTACCTTGTCGGAGAAGTCACGTGGCTTGAAGATCGTCCTTCCGGTGAAGAAAATCTTGATTCGTTAGCTAATGAAGTCGAAGTTCTAATGAAAGAAGTGATTAGGTTATCGAATAGATTGAATGGTAAGGCTGAGAAAGAAGTTCAAGATCTGAGGAGGAATCAGTTTCCGACGCCGTTTTCGTTCTTCGTCGGAAGTACGTTTGAAGGAGCTCCTAGAGAGCAGCAAGCGTTGCTTGAGCTTGAAGATACGGCAGCTAggttaaaaagagaaagagagactttGAGGAATACACTTAATTATTTGACTGCAGCTTCTGCTGTTAAAGATGTGTTTCCTTCATCATCTTAG
- the CKX5 gene encoding cytokinin oxidase 5 (cytokinin oxidase 5 (CKX5); CONTAINS InterPro DOMAIN/s: Cytokinin dehydrogenase 1, FAD/cytokinin binding domain (InterPro:IPR015345), FAD-binding, type 2 (InterPro:IPR016166), Oxygen oxidoreductase covalent FAD-binding site (InterPro:IPR006093), FAD-linked oxidase-like, C-terminal (InterPro:IPR016164), FAD linked oxidase, N-terminal (InterPro:IPR006094); BEST Arabidopsis thaliana protein match is: cytokinin oxidase/dehydrogenase 1 (TAIR:AT2G41510.1).) — translation MTSSFLLLTFAICKLIIAVGLNVGPSELLRIGAIDVDGHFTVHPSDLASVSSDFGMLKSPEEPLAVLHPSSAEDVARLVRTAYGSATAFPVSARGHGHSINGQAAAGRNGVVVEMNHGVTGTPKPLVRPDEMYVDVWGGELWVDVLKKTLEHGLAPKSWTDYLYLTVGGTLSNAGISGQAFHHGPQISNVLELDVVTVGKGEVMRCSEEENTRLFHGVLGGLGQFGIITRARISLEPAPQRVRWIRVLYSSFKVFTEDQEYLISMHGQLKFDYVEGFVIVDEGLVNNWRSSFFSPRNPVKISSVSSNGSVLYCLEITKNYHDSDSEIVDQEVEILMKKLNFIPTSVFTTDLQYVDFLDRVHKAELKLRSKNLWEVPHPWLNLFVPKSRISDFDKGVFKGILGNKTSGPILIYPMNKDKWDERSSAVTPDEEVFYLVALLRSALTDGEETQKLEYLKDQNRRILEFCEQAKINVKQYLPHHATQEEWVAHFGDKWDRFRSLKAEFDPRHILATGQRIFQNPSLSLFPPSSSSSSAASW, via the exons ATGACGTCAAGCTTTCTTCTCCTGACGTTCGCCATATGTAAACTGATCATAGCCGTGGGTCTAAACGTGGGCCCCAGTGAGCTCCTCCGCATCGGAGCCATAGATGTCGACGGCCACTTCACCGTCCACCCTTCCGACTTAGCCTCCGTCTCCTCAGACTTCGGTATGCTGAAGTCACCTGAAGAGCCATTGGCCGTGCTTCATCCATCATCGGCCGAAGACGTGGCACGACTCGTCAGAACAGCTTACGGTTCAGCCACGGCGTTTCCGGTCTCAGCCCGAGGCCACGGCCATTCCATAAACGGACAAGCCGCGGCGGGGAGGAACGGTGTGGTGGTTGAAATGAACCACGGCGTAACCGGGACGCCCAAGCCACTCGTCCGACCGGATGAAATGTATGTGGATGTATGGGGTGGAGAGTTATGGGTCGATGTGTTGAAGAAAACGTTGGAGCATGGCTTAGCACCAAAATCATGGACGGATTACTTGTATCTAACCGTTGGAGGTACACTCTCCAATGCAGGAATCAGTGGTCAAGCTTTTCACCATGGTCCTCAAATTAGTAACGTCCTTGAGCTCGACGTTGTAACTG TAGGGAAAGGAGAGGTGATGAGATGctcagaagaagagaacacaAGGCTATTCCATGGAGTTCTTGGTGGATTAGGTCAATTTGGGATCATCACTCGAGCACGAATCTCTCTCGAACCAGCTCCCCAAAgg GTGAGATGGATACGGGTATTGTATTCGAGCTTCAAAGTGTTTACGGAGGACCAAGAGTACTTAATCTCAATGCATGGTCAATTAAAGTTTGATTACGTGGAAGGTTTTGTGATTGTGGACGAAGGACTCGTCAACAATTGGagatcttctttcttctctccacGTAACCCCGTCAAGATCTCCTCTGTTAGTTCCAACGGCTCTGTTTTGTATTGCCTTGAGATCACCAAGAACTACCACGACTCCGACTCCGAAATCGTTGATCAG gaaGTTGAGATTctgatgaagaaattgaatttcATACCGACATCGGTCTTTACAACGGATTTACAATATGTGGACTTTCTCGACCGGGTACACAAGGCCGAATTGAAGCTCCGGTCCAAGAATTTATGGGAGGTTCCACACCCATGGCTCAACCTCTTCGTgccaaaatcaagaatctctGACTTCGATAAAGGCGTTTTCAAGGGCATTTTGGGAAATAAAACAAGTGGCCCTATTCTTATCTACCCCATGAACAAAGACAA ATGGGACGAGAGGAGCTCAGCCGTGACGCCGGATGAGGAAGTTTTCTATCTGGTGGCTCTATTGAGATCAGCTTTAACGGACGGTGAAGAGACACAGAAGCTAGAGTATCTGAAAGATCAGAACCGTCGGATCTTGGAGTTCTGTGAACAAGCCAAGATCAATGTGAAGCAGTATCTTCCTCACCACGCAACACAGGAAGAGTGGGTGGCTCATTTTGGGGACAAGTGGGATCGGTTCAGAAGCTTAAAGGCTGAGTTTGATCCGCGACACATACTCGCTACTGGTCAGAGAATCTTTCAAAACccatctttgtctttgtttcctccgtcgtcgtcttcttcgtcagCGGCTTCATGGTGA
- a CDS encoding Integrase-type DNA-binding superfamily protein (Integrase-type DNA-binding superfamily protein; CONTAINS InterPro DOMAIN/s: DNA-binding, integrase-type (InterPro:IPR016177), Pathogenesis-related transcriptional factor/ERF, DNA-binding (InterPro:IPR001471); BEST Arabidopsis thaliana protein match is: Integrase-type DNA-binding superfamily protein (TAIR:AT5G18450.1); Has 5736 Blast hits to 5602 proteins in 247 species: Archae - 0; Bacteria - 2; Metazoa - 0; Fungi - 0; Plants - 5714; Viruses - 6; Other Eukaryotes - 14 (source: NCBI BLink).) — protein MSSIEPKVMMVGANKKQRTVQASSRKGCMRGKGGPDNASCTYKGVRQRTWGKWVAEIREPNRGARLWLGTFDTSREAALAYDSAARKLYGPEAHLNLPESLRSYPKTASSPASQTTPSSNTGGKSSSDSESPCSSNEMSSCGRVTEEISWEHINVDLPVMDDSSIWEEATMSLGFPWVHEGDNDISRFDTCISGGYSNWDSFHSPL, from the coding sequence ATGTCATCCATAGAGCCAAAAGTAATGATGGTTGGTGCTAATAAGAAACAACGAACCGTCCAAGCTAGTTCGAGGAAAGGTTGTATGAGAGGAAAAGGTGGACCCGATAACGCGTCTTGCACTTACAAAGGTGTTAGACAACGCACTTGGGGCAAATGGGTCGCTGAGATCCGCGAGCCTAACCGAGGAGCTCGTCTTTGGCTCGGTACCTTCGACACCTCCCGTGAAGCTGCCTTGGCTTATGACTCCGCAGCTCGTAAGCTCTATGGGCCTGAGGCTCATCTCAACCTCCCTGAGTCCTTAAGAAGTTACCCTAAAACGGCGTCGTCTCCGGCGTCCCAGACTACACCAAGCAGCAACACCGGTGGAAAAAGCAGCAGCGACTCTGAGTCGCCGTGTTCATCCAACGAGATGTCATCATGTGGAAGAGTGACAGAGGAGATATCATGGGAGCATATAAACGTGGATTTGCCGGTAATGGATGATTCTTCAATATGGGAAGAAGCTACAATGTCGTTAGGATTTCCATGGGTTCATGAAGGAGATAATGATATTTCTCGGTTTGATACTTGTATTTCCGGTGGCTATTCTAATTGGGATTCCTTTCATTCCCCACTTTGA
- the CKX5 gene encoding cytokinin oxidase 5 (cytokinin oxidase 5 (CKX5); CONTAINS InterPro DOMAIN/s: Cytokinin dehydrogenase 1, FAD/cytokinin binding domain (InterPro:IPR015345), FAD-binding, type 2 (InterPro:IPR016166), Oxygen oxidoreductase covalent FAD-binding site (InterPro:IPR006093), FAD-linked oxidase-like, C-terminal (InterPro:IPR016164), FAD linked oxidase, N-terminal (InterPro:IPR006094); BEST Arabidopsis thaliana protein match is: cytokinin oxidase/dehydrogenase 1 (TAIR:AT2G41510.1); Has 6615 Blast hits to 6610 proteins in 1194 species: Archae - 154; Bacteria - 4290; Metazoa - 145; Fungi - 1218; Plants - 369; Viruses - 0; Other Eukaryotes - 439 (source: NCBI BLink).) — MNREMTSSFLLLTFAICKLIIAVGLNVGPSELLRIGAIDVDGHFTVHPSDLASVSSDFGMLKSPEEPLAVLHPSSAEDVARLVRTAYGSATAFPVSARGHGHSINGQAAAGRNGVVVEMNHGVTGTPKPLVRPDEMYVDVWGGELWVDVLKKTLEHGLAPKSWTDYLYLTVGGTLSNAGISGQAFHHGPQISNVLELDVVTGKGEVMRCSEEENTRLFHGVLGGLGQFGIITRARISLEPAPQRVRWIRVLYSSFKVFTEDQEYLISMHGQLKFDYVEGFVIVDEGLVNNWRSSFFSPRNPVKISSVSSNGSVLYCLEITKNYHDSDSEIVDQEVEILMKKLNFIPTSVFTTDLQYVDFLDRVHKAELKLRSKNLWEVPHPWLNLFVPKSRISDFDKGVFKGILGNKTSGPILIYPMNKDKWDERSSAVTPDEEVFYLVALLRSALTDGEETQKLEYLKDQNRRILEFCEQAKINVKQYLPHHATQEEWVAHFGDKWDRFRSLKAEFDPRHILATGQRIFQNPSLSLFPPSSSSSSAASW, encoded by the exons ATGAATCGTGAAATGACGTCAAGCTTTCTTCTCCTGACGTTCGCCATATGTAAACTGATCATAGCCGTGGGTCTAAACGTGGGCCCCAGTGAGCTCCTCCGCATCGGAGCCATAGATGTCGACGGCCACTTCACCGTCCACCCTTCCGACTTAGCCTCCGTCTCCTCAGACTTCGGTATGCTGAAGTCACCTGAAGAGCCATTGGCCGTGCTTCATCCATCATCGGCCGAAGACGTGGCACGACTCGTCAGAACAGCTTACGGTTCAGCCACGGCGTTTCCGGTCTCAGCCCGAGGCCACGGCCATTCCATAAACGGACAAGCCGCGGCGGGGAGGAACGGTGTGGTGGTTGAAATGAACCACGGCGTAACCGGGACGCCCAAGCCACTCGTCCGACCGGATGAAATGTATGTGGATGTATGGGGTGGAGAGTTATGGGTCGATGTGTTGAAGAAAACGTTGGAGCATGGCTTAGCACCAAAATCATGGACGGATTACTTGTATCTAACCGTTGGAGGTACACTCTCCAATGCAGGAATCAGTGGTCAAGCTTTTCACCATGGTCCTCAAATTAGTAACGTCCTTGAGCTCGACGTTGTAACTG GGAAAGGAGAGGTGATGAGATGctcagaagaagagaacacaAGGCTATTCCATGGAGTTCTTGGTGGATTAGGTCAATTTGGGATCATCACTCGAGCACGAATCTCTCTCGAACCAGCTCCCCAAAgg GTGAGATGGATACGGGTATTGTATTCGAGCTTCAAAGTGTTTACGGAGGACCAAGAGTACTTAATCTCAATGCATGGTCAATTAAAGTTTGATTACGTGGAAGGTTTTGTGATTGTGGACGAAGGACTCGTCAACAATTGGagatcttctttcttctctccacGTAACCCCGTCAAGATCTCCTCTGTTAGTTCCAACGGCTCTGTTTTGTATTGCCTTGAGATCACCAAGAACTACCACGACTCCGACTCCGAAATCGTTGATCAG gaaGTTGAGATTctgatgaagaaattgaatttcATACCGACATCGGTCTTTACAACGGATTTACAATATGTGGACTTTCTCGACCGGGTACACAAGGCCGAATTGAAGCTCCGGTCCAAGAATTTATGGGAGGTTCCACACCCATGGCTCAACCTCTTCGTgccaaaatcaagaatctctGACTTCGATAAAGGCGTTTTCAAGGGCATTTTGGGAAATAAAACAAGTGGCCCTATTCTTATCTACCCCATGAACAAAGACAA ATGGGACGAGAGGAGCTCAGCCGTGACGCCGGATGAGGAAGTTTTCTATCTGGTGGCTCTATTGAGATCAGCTTTAACGGACGGTGAAGAGACACAGAAGCTAGAGTATCTGAAAGATCAGAACCGTCGGATCTTGGAGTTCTGTGAACAAGCCAAGATCAATGTGAAGCAGTATCTTCCTCACCACGCAACACAGGAAGAGTGGGTGGCTCATTTTGGGGACAAGTGGGATCGGTTCAGAAGCTTAAAGGCTGAGTTTGATCCGCGACACATACTCGCTACTGGTCAGAGAATCTTTCAAAACccatctttgtctttgtttcctccgtcgtcgtcttcttcgtcagCGGCTTCATGGTGA
- the PUP15 gene encoding purine permease (purine permease 15 (PUP15); CONTAINS InterPro DOMAIN/s: Protein of unknown function DUF250 (InterPro:IPR004853); BEST Arabidopsis thaliana protein match is: purine permease 14 (TAIR:AT1G19770.1); Has 291 Blast hits to 286 proteins in 15 species: Archae - 0; Bacteria - 2; Metazoa - 0; Fungi - 0; Plants - 284; Viruses - 0; Other Eukaryotes - 5 (source: NCBI BLink).) codes for MGHNQPMQSSNPQEHFVQIALDIEHRLTTPISLTSDSNQRRNQWVTIIICTILAVTGQCIARLLENYYFLHKNLSRRRGILTQTLLQVVGFPILLLPFLLHFLIKKQKQLLIFSGETSLKHLAITYSILCIYMFCQAFFSDVRNQIPYRVFTLTYTTQLLFTLIFSKYYNDIKFNRWTFISLILAVLAGAFTLYTFSAGSPIYGKKSYGYGIINVAFGAAIFFSLLLCIIRKVFEELISFCNTSTNRKQPSFVVVLEMIIFLSLVVTIILVAAVLISGEHHDMKKEMETFTKGDIAYVRTMVGQAVAWQIYWVGIVGLVFAVSAVFSNVISVCTWPIVSLLVAFLYNTHDHFDVFRGIALGAAALSVSCYIYIIHKEKSDDDDQSTS; via the exons ATGGGACATAATCAACCAATGCAGTCGTCAAATCCACAAG AACACTTTGTGCAAATAGCCCTGGATATCGAGCACCGCCTAACCACACCGATCAGCCTAACAAGTGACTCGAATCAGAGACGTAACCAGTGGGTTACCATCATCATATGCACCATCTTGGCCGTAACAGGTCAATGCATCGCTAGACTCCTCGAGAACTATTACTTCCTCCACAAAAACCTGAGCCGCCGCCGCGGTATCTTGACTCAAACACTTCTCCAAGTCGTCGGATTCCCCATCCTCCTTCTCCCTTTCCTTCTCCACTTCCtcatcaagaaacagaaacaactTCTCATTTTCTCCGGTGAAACCTCCCTCAAGCACTTAGCCATAACTTACTCTATTCTCTGCATCTACATGTTTTGTCAAGCATTTTTCTCCGACGTTAGAAACCAGATACCCTATAGAGTTTTCACTCTCACTTACACGACGCAGCTATTATTCACCCTGATTTTCTCCAAGTATTACAACgatatcaaatttaatagATGGACGTTTATCTCTCTCATCTTAGCCGTCCTCGCCGGCGCTTTCACTCTCTACACTTTCTCCGCCGGGTCACCCATCTACGGGAAGAAATCCTACGGCTATGGAATTATTAATGTGGCTTTCGGCGCTGCCATCTTTTTCTCCTTGCTCCTCTGCATTATCAGGAAGGTGTTCGAGGAACTTATCTCTTTCTGCAACACATCCACCAACAGAAAACAACCCAGTTTCGTTGTCGTTCTCGAGATGATCATCTTCTTGTCTCTCGTCGTAACCATCATCTTAGTCGCAGCCGTTTTAATCTCTGGTGAACATCACGatatgaagaaagagatggaaaCGTTCACGAAGGGAGATATTGCCTACGTGAGGACTATGGTGGGTCAAGCCGTTGCATGGCAGATCTACTGGGTCGGGATCGTGGGGCTAGTGTTCGCTGTCTCCGCCGTGTTCTCGAACGTGATCAGTGTCTGTACGTGGCCGATCGTGTCGCTTCTAGTggcttttttatataacacgCACGATCATTTCGATGTCTTCAGAGGAATCGCCTTAGGCGCAGCTGCTCTTAGCGTCTCGTGTTATATCTATATTATTCACAAAGAGAAGAGCGACGATGATGACCAATCCACAAGctaa
- the WAT1 gene encoding Walls Are Thin 1 (Walls Are Thin 1 (WAT1); CONTAINS InterPro DOMAIN/s: Protein of unknown function DUF6, transmembrane (InterPro:IPR000620); BEST Arabidopsis thaliana protein match is: nodulin MtN21 /EamA-like transporter family protein (TAIR:AT3G53210.1).), protein MADNTDNRRSLWGVPEKLQLHIAMLTLQFGYAGFHVVSRAALNMGISKLVFPVYRNIIALLLLLPFAYFLEKKERPAITLNFLIQFFFLALIGITANQGFYLLGLDNTSPTFASSMQNSVPAITFLMAALLRIEKVRINRRDGISKILGTALCVAGASVITLYKGPTIYTPASHLHAHLLTTNSAVLAPLGNAAPKNWTLGCIYLIGHCLSWSGWLVFQAPVLKSYPARLSVTSYTCFFGIIQFLIIAAFCERDSQAWVFHSGWELFTILYAGIVASGIAFAVQIWCIDRGGPVFVAVYQPVQTLVVAIMASIALGEEFYLGGIIGAVLIIAGLYFVLYGKSEERKFAALEKAAIQSSAEHGIERAPVSRNSIKSSITTPLLHQSTDNV, encoded by the exons ATGGCGGATAACACCGATAATCGGAGATCCTTATGGGGAGTTCCGGAGAAGCTTCAGCTTCACATAGCGATGCTGACGTTGCAATTCGGTTACGCCGGATTCCACGTGGTGTCTCGAGCTGCTCTTAACATGGGAATCAGCAAACTCGTCTTCCCTGTTTATCGTAACATCATCGccttgcttcttctccttccctTCGCTTACTTCCTTGAAAA GAAGGAGAGACCAGCGATTACTCTCAACTTTCTCATCCAGTTCTTCTTTTTGGCACTCATagg AATAACAGCGAACCAAGGATTTTACTTGTTGGGACTGGACAACACTTCACCAACATTTGCTTCCTCCATGCAAAACTCTGTTCCCGCCATTACCTTTCTCATGGCTGCTCTTCTCAG GATTGAGAAAGTAAGAATAAACAGAAGAGACGGTATCTCCAAAATCTTAGGAACAGCTCTTTGTGTCGCCGGAGCTTCCGTCATCACCCTCTATAAAGGTCCAACCATCTACACTCCGGCTAGCCACCTCCACGCTCATCTACTCACCACAAACTCCGCCGTCTTAGCGCCGCTAGGAAACGCCGCGCCTAAAAACTGGACCCTTGGTTGCATCTACCTAATCGGTCACTGTCTCTCGTGGTCAGGCTGGCTTGTTTTCCAAGCTCCGGTTCTTAAGTCTTATCCAGCGAGGCTCTCGGTTACGTCTTACACTTGTTTCTTCGGAATCATTCAGTTCTTGATCATTGCTGCTTTCTGTGAAAGAGATTCTCAGGCTTGGGTTTTTCACTCCGGTTGGGAGCTTTTCACCATCCTCTACGCC GGAATCGTAGCGTCTGGAATCGCGTTTGCGGTTCAGATTTGGTGTATTGACAGAGGGGGTCCAGTCTTCGTTGCTGTTTACCAGCCTGTTCAGACTCTTGTCGTTGCGATCATGGCTTCTATTGCGTTAGGCGAAGAATTTTATTTGGGCGG GATTATTGGAGCGGTCTTGATCATAGCGGGACTTTACTTCGTATTGTACGGTAAGAGCGAAGAGAGGAAATTTGCAGCGCTTGAGAAGGCAGCGATCCAGTCCTCCGCGGAGCATGGTATTGAACGTGCACCTGTTTCTCGCAACTCCATCAAGTCGTCCATCACAACACCACTACTCCATCAGTCAACGGACAATGTTTGA